In a single window of the Necator americanus strain Aroian chromosome X, whole genome shotgun sequence genome:
- a CDS encoding hypothetical protein (NECATOR_CHRX.G23514.T1), which produces MRKLEWDDMGVKVDGRQLHHLRFADDMVLVTPSISQAERMLTEFDETCGCIGLQLNLQKTMFMRNGWVSDAPFTLNGTNISECTSYVYLGRELNMMNDLTPELGRRRRAAWGAYKSIEDVVKKTRNTRLRAHLFNTTVLPALTYASETWAFRKQEENAVSVIERAIERVMLGVSRFTQVRDGIRSSLLRQRSKIRTAAAFAIESKIR; this is translated from the coding sequence atgcgaaagttggaatgggacgacatgggagtgaaggttgatggtcggcagctacaccatttgcgctttgctgatgacatggtactggtaacacctagcatcagccaagcggaacgaatgctgaccgaattcgacgaaacatgtggatgcatcggtcttcagctgaatctacaaaagacgatgttcatgcggaacggatgggtctcggatgccccattcacgctcaacggaacgaacatatccgaatgcaccagctacgtttatctgggtcgggaactgaacatgatgaacgacctgacccccgagctgggcaggaggagacgagcggcttggggagcgtacaagagcatcgaggatgtagtgaagaagaccaggaacacccggctccgtgctcacctcttcaacaccaccgtacttcctgctttgacctatgcttcggaaacctgggcatttcgcaagcaggaagaaaacgcggtgagcgtcattgaacgcgcaattgagagagtgatgctaggagtatcccgtttcacgcaagtgagggacgggattcgaagttctctcctacgtcagcgatcgaagattagaaccgccgccgcgtttgccatagaaagtaaaataaggtga